The Trichomycterus rosablanca isolate fTriRos1 chromosome 6, fTriRos1.hap1, whole genome shotgun sequence DNA segment tggaGGCCTGTGAGAGCAGAATAAAGACGATGTGTTATTTAAAGTCCTGGAATTCATATacaacacatacagtacatctaatatacaaataaacagtCATTGACTGAATGCCTcaccttctttttcttcttcttctgtgcTTTACGACTTGCAGAGCTCTGTATCAGAGACTGTTTAtttagaaaaaatatataaatataaaagaaataattaattaCCAAGCACACGAACCATGCTAGAACCAACACATGCATTTAACCACCACTAATAAATTTCTGGGCACTGCCTGCACATTCGGACTTCTCTTGATCACGGTGAGTCACTGCTtcattcagttttatttttttaatttatacaaAGCTAATTAATTCCATGAATTTAATTTGGATTGAATCAacatacactgtacaaatgaaatTATTGGGGTACCCTTTATTGTGTTGTAGTTACAAcaattgttaacaggtgtaaaaaaaatcaaatatataaaggaaattatatgcttccaactttgcagttcacaaaacttcagtggcctgcacagacctGAACCCTGacttcagccccactgaacagctttggaatgaactaaaTCAATTAAAGtgttcttgaccaacatcaaaaCCCAGTCATACAAAAGCTTACAAAAGACTTCACAGTCTAGTGAAAAGCCTttttagaagagtggctgttagcTGTATAGTTAAAAAGatcagaggtcactctgttttaataccatttgtttttaaaatgtgatgtCCAGCAAAGCTCACCTCCAAATACCTTTGGGCCATTAAacatacaaatgtacaaaatctAAACTAAGATGAATTGTTCTTTTTAAAGAAGATTCTACATTTAACTTCCTACTCTGCAGCATTCGTTCTTAACAGGTCACAAGTCGAAAGGATTGAGGAATAACATGGGGTAACAATTCTAAACACATCTTCAATAACATTGATAATTCTGTTCAAGTTGGATACCTTTAGCTCCGGATCCTGAACGTCGTGCTCAGATTTGTAGAACTCTGGCTCAAATGGTCCAGTGGTGATTCTCAAAGGCCCATTGGCCATCAGCAGCACTGTGAACTTGAACTGAGTCACAAATTCTcctaaagaaagaaaacaaaaaaccaGCCAATTTACTTTTCAGTTGATGTCGTTTCATGAACTGAAATTtggaaaatgtattaattactgAATACGTTGTTCCTCACCTTCCTTTTCATTAAGTACAGTGAAGGGCTGCAGTAGCTCATGTTTGGTACATTCGACCACTCCCAAACGGGCTTTGCCCTCATCTTCGAATGCCCTGCAGAAAGGAAAGGTTAGAGAGAAACTTACAGGACCTTGATCATGTGTGAGCTTCCCTGTTCTATGCTTGCACACATCACATTCAGTGACTGTATAATACTTGATACCTGAGAGTGAAAGGCATGGCGTCAAAGCGTCTCTCCACCTCACTGAAGAACATTCTGGAGGTTTTCATTTTCAGACCGTACTGTTTACTGGGGTCCCGCTTATAAATGGTGGTCCTTTGACCGCCATCTCTTGCCTGATGGAGAAAGTTAAAAAGATTATCAATAAACTATTGTTAAAGAATATACAGGCACAGACAAAGAATAGAAAACTCATGTTTAGTTGTCAAACTTAAAGCATATTTTTTTTGGCACTGAAAGAATGACTCCTAATTTGCATAACTCCTAATCTAATCAAGAAGAACCGGCTCACCATACACCCCTCCGACACTTGTCCAATCTGCAGCCCCTTTTGATCACCTATCAGTGTTGGGTTCTCACACAGAGCCCATGTGACCCCCTCCTTTTTTTCTATAATACACCCATAGAAATTACTCAGAAGTGAGTTGTGCTGAGCTAGTTTGAGGCCACACTGAGAAGCGGCTTTAAGTTGACATGACAAATCTGACGACCCGAGACTCCCAAATTAATTTAGTCTCGGTTCAATTTTAACTGAGCCACAAGGACCTAACTATAAGTCTCAGCCTGACCAAAATCACTCTGAGAAGTGGCGTtaaatttttaaaatgcatttcccctttctagttgtatccaattatccTCTATTGCTGATGACCTCCCCTGATCGAGGAGGACCATGACAATCACACGGCCTCTCCAACACATGCTCAGCAGCCGAAAACTTACTATCCCATgcacgaggcgggttcatatggagttCTGTATTGCACACCAGGTGTCGCACCAATCTAATCTCCATTATTGCCTGTCTCTGTACAGGTGCCattaattagccagcagaggttgtaattgcagcagttataaggaattTCCTCTGACATTCTCGGCAGTGTGTTGGTGGTTTTTGTCACTGCATCTAAGTGCCTGGTTTTAATTTCTGACTAATTTCTTTTAGTGTATTATAGAACAATACATTGCTATATTATTCCTTTGGGTTTGTTAATGGCACTTCTTCATTAGGATTGCTGTTTATATTATTACCTTTCCTTCTCCTGTACTGATCAGCACATCCACAGCATAAACCTCATGGACCTCAAACTCCACCTTCTCATGGTCCTTCCtgtaagaaaacacacacaaatgttcTTACATTTTTTTGCCTTTAGGGTCAAACATTGTAAAGATGTTCTAAGATCTAAATTGTTgattgtttttataaataatatttttttcactATATCAGCTAGATGAGCAGATCCGGTTCCACTAAGAAACACAAGGCGCAATACAACCATgccaaccatgtctgtgtaggtaccTGCCCCACCAATAACACCTTTCAGATTTAAACCAGAAACAGAATGCTGCTGCCAGGATGCAGTGATTAAGATGCAAATCCCTAAATTTGGGTAACCTGCCAAAAAGGTTAAGAACCCCCACAATAAAAAGTGCATTTCTTACTTCTGCTGGTCTGTGGGGTTTTGGATGATCGTCTTTTCACCATCGATAACGTGTTGTTTTAACTGGTGGGACAGCATACCTACAGAAAGAAAGCAGAGAAACACAACTTAAGACAAGCTCAGGCCTAAATCTAAAAAAATGCACTGATTCAATCCCATCATTTTGCAAATAGTACTGCTATAAAACGCTATAGGAGTAAAAGCTAATCAGGTACAGATCCAGTACAAATATTCTCATAGTAACTGAGTCATTTGTCTGCaacactgtttgtttgttgttgaatggttaaacattacacaaagttagttcacaaggttatatcaaacacagtcatggacaatttagtatctccaattcacctaacttgcatgtctttggactgtgggaggaaaccggacctcccggagaaaacccacacgcaACACTCTATTGTTCAGTAACATGAAACATTACAGGCATGATGGTGATCTGCTTGGGTTTGCTTGATATAGTAATTTGATTGTCCTTGCATCATCATACACCATCATACAAATGTCTACCActttattaatttcattttcattaaccgcttcatcctggtcagggtagtgGCGGGTCCAATTTAACCCGAGAAAACAGGGGGCAtaagacagggtgccaatccatttcaAAGTTTCAAGCCCACCCCACATGTATGTATAGATGCCCAGCTAGTCGACAGAACTGCCGAGATTCCAATGCAGATCTCAGCATTGGTGGTCTAGCATAACAGTGCTGTGTACCATGACAGTGTCATATACTTTTTTTATATGTACAGGAACATCagcattttatattttgatggaCAGTTTAAACAGCAAAAAAAGGATCACAAAATCTGACTCACCCTCAATTGGATTGCATTTGAATGACTGGGCGATCTTGTTCCATGCTTCTGTGACCTGTGTGTTCTATTAGtgtaaaagataaaaagaagagCTGTTTAAATATACAGGTCATTCATCTCTAACCTAAAGAACCTGCAAAACAGCAACGCATGAACTTACATGGTTGCCAGGTTTAACAAGACGAAGCGCTGCCTCCGCACACAAGTAGGCAGCTTTGATGACATCGGCTTTCCTGCCCGTCACGGGTGCTTCCTGGAAGGAAGTGAGTAatacattcacactggaaaaaTGACTAACAATAACACACATTATAAAACTATGAATAAATTCTCTATGCACCTTGCTGGCCCCAACAACAAAGCTATGGGCCACGTTTGAGATAAAGCCATCCACGTGGACTCCAAGATCACtgtacagaaagaaagaaaaaaacaagaattagAGCTGAATTAACCAGAAGCATCtgacatttaaaagaaaaacaacataaGAAAGCAAAACAACCATCAATTTAACTTAAAATTAAATTAGAGCATTTGGTTTCGTGCTTTTCTGGAAGGTTTTAGCACAAATTTCAGGCACTCAGCATTTAGTTAGATGCATATGCACCGTTTTACTGGCAGACACAGCAGATATTTatgtgatatacactgatcagccataacattaaaaccacctccttgtttctacactcactgtccattttatcagctccacttaccatatagaagcactttgtagttctacaattactgactgtaagtgtagaaacaaggaggtggtcataatgttatgcctgatcggtgtatatgtcagTAAAGCAGTGAGACTGCATGTTTTCAACTTACATTTGCATAGCTGCTGTCCAAAAATTTCAAATAATCATATTACTACAAATCAAAAACTAGCTTGTGACCCGAATCTTAAAAATTATAAATCTTAAAAAAATCCAGTTCAGTTACTCAAAACTTGAAAGGCAGATGTTTATTCCCTGTAAACCATTTGGCTTTGACCCAATTTTTCTGTTACAGCAAAACGTAATTTAAAATAACAATCTTATGCAAAGTATGAATATTTCTGGTTATGTTTATGTTCTGATGATCTTGAAagcaaaaaaaagttaatatttGCTTTTTAATGCACGTCAAATACTCAACCGCTTAATCCTAGTCAGAGTCACTGTGGTTCCAGTTTCATCCACAACCATAGGGTGTGATTTGCAACCTAGACAGGGCTGTGAAGCccctgacatagccaatcatgtctgtgtagatgcccagctgaCTAACAGCACTGCTAGGACTCAAACTGGGATGTCAGTAGTGGTGCTCAAGCGTAATAAGACTTAATAACTTAAGTTTGCTTTCTTGCAAATGATGTGTTAATTAAATGGTATCAGTTTATAAagggtgtttgggtggcacagcactcaaccatgtcagtgtgggtttaaatctcagcactgcGATTGGGCTCCAATAACAAAAATGGAATTTAACCAgaagtgtccaaacttttgaacAAGATTGTTAGAAAAAATTTGGGAGAAGTGCCTGgtgaaattaattatttttgtctGCAGAATTCCATATGCTCTAATAAAAGTATAACAATCAGACACATAACTAATGATTTACAACATCAATGCAGATCACTTCACACACTCATCAATCCCTACAGACAACAAAAAAGGAACAGTGAAGACCACAGACCAACAGGAAGCACAAGACAACCAGAGGGACAAAATTATACATCACAGAGACAAACACTGGGAAGGATGTACACAAGACATCAGACTGACAGGGTGGGGATAAGAAAACAATGCAGAAAAGAAACAGGCTTGCTACTGGTCTGAGTGGGAGTTGCCTACATTTTGACCAAGTCTCCATCTTTTAGTGTGTAGTCAGGGTCGCTCTTCAAGGGAGAGAAGTGGCATACACAGTTATTGACCGACACGCTGGTGGGGAACGCAATACCTGTAAGAAAGACAATCACCAGTCCTCAACAAAAGTGATTCTGCAAACTGGGTGTGCAAGAGAGCAGGAATAAACAAGGTGGACAAATCAGAAGCCCTGGTGTGTGAGACAAACAGATTTCTTGTCCCTGCGACTAGTTATTCATTGTTCATTGCTTCTGACTGAAGCTGGAGTTAGATCTACAAATCTGTTCAACTAACAGCAAGTTAAAAGTGAGTTTTAGTTTTATAGTTTGTATAGCCTGTGACATTTAATTTGTAGTCAAAAGGAACACAAAGAACTTCCAAAGCTTTTTTCAAAGCTGTTTTAGCCTCCCTCCCCGGCCATAAGCCCATCATGCCACTattgcacagctgagatttgtaGCCGTGTAGCCCTTACTGTTTCTTATTAATGTCACTTCATAGTATTGCATATAATTACCAAACTCATAATTACAGCATGTAGTGTTTGATGTTAAATTAATCATTATTTGTCAATGCAAtaaaatagatgaataaataatgagtTTATAATTTGTCCACCCCaacaaaagaataaaataataaaaaacgatTACAAAATTAAGACTTAATTCCTTTTATTCATGTATCTTAAATGTAAAAAGCTCTCTGATTTTTCCCCCCACTTacctttcttcatgtctttctcCTTTTTGAAGACCTTCCCAGTTTCTGTCATAATATAAGCATCTCCTTTTTCACACAGGCTCAGGACAGACACTCCTGGCTTGGCCGCCTCGATGACCACCCGCAGTGCCTCTGatagagaaaaaaacaaaaaattggaGCATTATAACAATGGATAGACATACTGAGTTCAAAATGACATTAGGTCAAACACCATGATGCTTACACTTACACTTCTTCCACATATACACCATGAAATCAGCCCTGGCTATTTCAGATTGTAGTTATAGTTTGAAGTAATATTTGAAATAAGTATGAACCTGACAAACTTTAAATCAATGAAGCAACCACAGGAACATTGCTGACGTTAGTTAATGCTCTAGCACAGTTCTTATCTGGTTGAAGACATTTCTCCACTATTGGAACAAAACTGACCCAAGTCAGAAAAAAACCTGAACATTAGAACAATGGATAGACATACTGAATTCAAAAGGACATTTGGTCAAACACCATGATGCTTACACTTCTTTCACATATGCACCGTCAAATCAGCCCTGGCTATTCTGGATTGTAGTCTGATTCAGTTTAAAGTAATTTTTTATGCAAGTATGCACCtgacaaataaacttaaatTCAATTAAGCAACCACAGGAACATTGCTGACGTTACTTAATCTTATCTGCTTGAAGAAGTTTCTCCACACAAAACTGACCCGAGTCTCATTTACCCTTTAGAAAAGAAAGCctttatttatactgtacaaGGAAATTCTTGTTCGGATAttgaggtcagagcgcagggtcaaccaGTGCACAGCGGTCTGGAGCAaacagggtcaagggccttgttcaaggctgctttgcagagctgggattcaaacctacAACCTTACAGTTGATATCCCAAAGCTTTTCCCACTGAATACAGTCATATGTGGTTCTTTACTGTTCTCTAAATGAAAATACAAACATCatattaaaaaagttgggacagtatttgttatattaataaattcTTGTTCGGAAATTGagatcagagcgcagggtcaaccaGTGCACAGCGGTCTGGAGCAaacagggtcaagggccttgttCTAGGCTGCATTGtagagccgggattcaaacctACAACCTtcctccacaaagttgaatcagttcatctggacacaagttgtgtccagatgaactgattcaactttgtggatttgtgtacctggattattgagcatgcatcaacagactacAACCTTCCTGTTGGCAGCCCAAAGCTTTTCCCACTGAATACAGTCATATGTGGTTCTTTACTGTTCTCTAAATGAAAGTACAAACTTCatattaaaaagttgggacagtatttggtatattaataaaacagGGAGGGTTGTAAATTCTTTTGACATGAGATGACATGTAATAAAGTAATCAGGAGCACCAGGACAACTGTTGTAAAGAGGTTTAAAGTGTCAACTGTTGAAATTTCTAAGAGACAAACAGCTGAAGAGAAAAGATCCTCTGCTGTATAGATCAGAAACAATGCAGGAACAAACAACAGCCCTGAATGATCCAGTGTGTCAGAAATACAGAGACTGGGTCACACAGACCTCAGAGTAGCAGCTGCTCGACATACATACCGTTCAAAACGCACTTCAACACTAACTATTGAGCAAACCTTCGACTAAAAAGACCCAAACATGTAATCTTATGCtgactgtttttcatttttatatttaaatgtatttaaacagcCAACTTGCTACTTTATAAAGTAATTTTGTGTAGTTTGGAAGAAACATGGGTCGATAAGCCTAGAGTCTCATTTTCGCACCTGTATTCAGGAAAGCCCCGCCTCTAGCGTGAAACATCACAGGCGTTAAAAAAACAAGATCCAATCAGAAGCTTAGATGTGAGAACAGTAGCCAATCGGAACAGAAGAGGTGGTGTTTGCCAGAAATCGGGTAGGAAAAATAACGTCCGACTACAAGGTAGCAGATTAGCGAAGAACTAGCTGTCTTATTTTCGCACCTGTATTCAGGAAAGCCCCGCCTCTTGCGTAAACATCACACACGCGTTAACAAAACCAGATCCAATCAGAAGCTTGGATGTGAGAACAGTAGCCAATCGGAACACAAAAGGTGGTGTTTGTCAGAAATCGGGTAGGTAAAATAACTACAAGGTAGCAGATTAGCAAAGCACTAGCTGTGGATACTGGAAGCGGGGGCAGTGACAGGCAAGGCTAACGTTAGCCTAATAAGTCCAGCTATTTATGAATTGGTGCTATAAAATCCGTACATACATGACCAGACAAACAGCTCAGTGACCAGTATGTGCAACTAATCAAAATAGCCACATTTATCCGCTTAGACTGGCTAGTCCTGATAGCTAA contains these protein-coding regions:
- the pa2g4a gene encoding proliferation-associated protein 2G4a, with translation MSDDEQQEQTIAEDLVVTKYKMGGDIANQALRVVIEAAKPGVSVLSLCEKGDAYIMTETGKVFKKEKDMKKGIAFPTSVSVNNCVCHFSPLKSDPDYTLKDGDLVKIDLGVHVDGFISNVAHSFVVGASKEAPVTGRKADVIKAAYLCAEAALRLVKPGNHNTQVTEAWNKIAQSFKCNPIEGMLSHQLKQHVIDGEKTIIQNPTDQQKKDHEKVEFEVHEVYAVDVLISTGEGKARDGGQRTTIYKRDPSKQYGLKMKTSRMFFSEVERRFDAMPFTLRAFEDEGKARLGVVECTKHELLQPFTVLNEKEGEFVTQFKFTVLLMANGPLRITTGPFEPEFYKSEHDVQDPELKSLIQSSASRKAQKKKKKKASKNAENATGQQVENEVAAE